Below is a window of Pseudodesulfovibrio sp. 5S69 DNA.
CTCGCCGTCCTCGGCGGCCTGCATGGCGGAATAATTCAACGCCTTGATGCCGTTGACCATGGTCTCCATGAGCACCGGGAAGCCGCGCAGGAAGGGTTTCTTGAGCAAGGGATGTTTGACCAGGGTGAACCACGGCCGAACATCGGTGACGATCTCGCCGTCCGCCTTGCGGATAGCGATGGCGAGCTTGTCCTTGGCGCGCATCATCACGCCTTCGATCACCGCCTGGCCACCCACCGCCTGGGGTGCGGCCATCGTCAAGAGTCCTTGCAGTTTCAAACAGATACCCTCCGGTAAAGGAAACGCTCCAGGGGTGGCACGCGCCGTGTCCCGCATGGCTGGAGAATCATGGATTCCCCGCCGATTGTAAAGCGCCGGATAAAACAATATGCCTCCGAAGGGCACACGACCCCACCGAAGGCATATGGTCTCGGCTTGCGCCGAAAAAAAGAGCTACTTGGACTTGGCGGCCAGGCTGCTCAGATCGCCGTACTTCTTGCGGAAGCGGTCGATGCGGCCGGCGGTGTCCACGAAGCGCTGCTTACCGGTGTAGAAGGGATGGCAGTTGGAGCAGATTTCCACTTCGAACTCCTCACCCTTGGTGGTCAGCAGCTCGGCCTCGTAACCGCAGTGGCAGCGAATCTTGGCCTTGTAAGTCTTGGGATGAATATCGTTTTTCATGACTATCTCCTGTCATTCTTTTTGCGTGGAACTCGGTCTTATACGCACTGCCCCACCGATTGGCAAGGAAAATCTTCCAGGATTCTCCGGGGACCCGCTCCACCCCAGGCCGAGGCTGTCCGGGCGCAAAAAAGGCGGGAACCGAAGCTCCCGCCTTTGTCAGTCGAGTTCGGTCGCGAACTAGACGCAGCCGGTGGGCTTGGGCAGGCCGGCCATCTTACAGGCGCCTTTACCAGGTCCGGACGGGAACAGTTCGTAAATCTGCTTCAGCTTGAAGCCGGTGACCTTGGAGAGGATGCGCACCATGGGAGCGATACCGTTCTTCTTGTAGTAGTCCTGCAGGAAGTCGATGACTTTCTGATGGTCCTCGGAGATCTCCTTGATGCCCTCGGATTCCTTCACGTATTCGACCCAAACAGGGGTCCAATCCTCAAATTTCTGCAGGAAGCCGTCTTCGTCAACTTCGAAAGAAGAGCCCTGGAATTCAACAACAGCCATTGTATCCTCCTAAGTGGATGTTTGTCTTGCTGTAGCTCCGGGCGACTCCCGGAGCGACCTTATCCAAATAAACAGCGATCCGCTGCTTAGCTGCAAATGTAATGACTCGGTGTAAAACCGTGGAGGGACATTACGTCGCCTCCCCAACCTTGTCAAGTACTCGGCACATTTCAATACGACAAAAAGGATTCCCGAAAAAGGCCTATAACGAACTAGGATTCCACAAGTTCACGCAAGTGTTCCCGCGCATAATCCAAGGTCGTGTCCATGTCGAGGGCGGCCTGGAGATAATCCTCGGCCTCCTGGCGGTTGCCCATGAACTTGTGGCACAGGCCGAGGTTGGCCAGGTCGTGGGGGGAGCCGCTGTCGATATCCAGGGACGCCTGGAAGTTCTCGGCCGCCTCTGCATACCGTTCCGCTTTGAAATGGGCCACGCCGCGCAGGTTGAAGAACTCCCGACACTCGCCGTCGAGCTCCACGGCCCTGTCGAGCAGTTCCAGCGCGTCCTCCCACTCCTCGATCTGCGACAGGGCGTAGGCCTGGTAGAAGACCGCCAGACCGCGTTCGGCGTCGGCGGGCTGCAGGTCCACGGACTCCTCGAAACGGGCCGCGGCATAGAGCGGATCGCCCATGCGCAGGGCCAGCAGCCCCCGGAAGAACGGCAGAAAATACGCGCCGGGATAGATCTCCTCAAGCACGTCCAGCCCCTCCAGGGCCTCGTCGAAGTCCGCATCTTCGGCCAGGATGCGCCCCGTGAACAGGCCGATGGACCGATGCGGGGTGCGCTCCCGGAAGTCGAAGCCGGGCACGAAGTTGTAATTGGCCGTGACCATCAGCTCCGGGTGCCGGGTGTCCACCGCATACAGGGTGTCGCCCTTTTCGGACAACCCTTCGGCCAGGGCCATTAATTCATTATATATATCCCCGTCCTCCACCGAAGGCAGGGAGTCGAGGGAAACCACTTCGCCCTGCTTCAGCCACTCGATCTGGTCGAGTTCGGTAAACTTGGGCAGACCCGAGGCCTCGTACACCCGGCTGGTCTCGAAGTCGCCCGCGAGCTGAGCCACCTCGGTCACGGCGCGGATGGCCGCCTTGACCGGCGAGGCCGCGGTTCCGGCGGTGAAGACGATCTCGCTCAAGCCCGGAAAGGTCTTGCGGTCCCAGGCCACCGCCGCCACCGTCGGCACGGGGTAGCCCAGCGAGAAGTCCTTGAGGACGATGGTCACGCCATTGCGCTCGAAGCAGTCGAGCAGACGGCGCAGGACCGGGTCCCCGCAGGAGGCCGGGTCGATGGTCGGGGTGGTCTGGCGGGTGCGGTCGATGACCGCGCAGACATGCCGCTCCACCAACTCGCACGCCCCCTGGGCGATGGACTCCTCAAAGGTATTACCGGCGGAAGACCCATTGAATTCGTTGAGCTTCTTAAACCAGTCCAGGGGCACATACTCGGTCTGCCCGGTGCGCACGTTGAGCGCCGGGTGGAACTTCCAGCGGATGAGGTCCATGAGCCGGACCGCCTTGTCCGGGGCGATCTCCTCGCCCACGGAACGGATCACCTGGCCGATGTCCATGACCTGGCCGGGCCACTTTTCCTGCGCCTCGGACCAGGTCAGTTCCGTAAAGTTGCCCGGGGCGGCCCAGAAGCTGAAATAGGAAAAACGCTCGACCAGCTCCATCAGGGCCGAGGCCTCGGCCTGTTCCGGGGACGCGCCCTTGCCCATCTGCTTGCGCGTGGGCATGACCTCGCGGGCCTCGGGGCCGCACTCGCTGACGAATACGGGGATGCCGAGCCTGCCGGTGTCCACCCGGTCGGTTTGGGCCAGAACGCCCTTGCACTTCTCGGCCAGGGCGGCCTTGACCCGGCGGACGGTCTCCACCGGGGTACACGCCTTGTCCTGGTCCGTAGTGAAGGATTTTGGACAGTTCTTGAGTTCGATCACGCGCCCTTCCTCTTCATGCGGAACATGTTGATGACGTTCTCCTCGTCGGTCTCGTTGTCCTTGTAGTTGGCGGCGGACTTCATCATGGCGAACATCCCGTCGGCCTTGTCGAAAAACTTCCTGCCCTGCCGCTTCTTGTCCATGGCCATGAGGACCTCGGCGGACGGGGTCTCGGCCAGGTGGGCGTCGAGGAAGTCCACCAGCGGCTCGTACACGGCCTCCTCGTAGAGGACCTCGCAGCCGATGATGTAGTCGAAGCGCCGTCCCAGGGAGTCCTTGGTGAAATCGGCCCTGGTGATGGTCACCTTGTCCTCCAGGCCGTTCTTGAGGATGTTGATGCGGCTGAACAGCAGGGCGTACGGCTCCACGTCGGTCACGGTCACGTCGTGCCCCAGCGAGGCCATGACCATCCCGTTCACGGCGCAGCCCGCACCCACTTCGAGGATGGAGCAGCCGGGCGCGAACGGGAACCGGGTCAGGGTGTAGCCGAGCACCAGGCAGGACGGCCAGACCTTGGCCCACAGGGGCAGGGATATCTTCTTGCCCCCCCTGGTCCGGTCCACCAGCTTGTCGAGGTATTTCTGCATCTGCCGGACCTGGAGCACTTCCAGGTTCCGGTCGCCGATGGCCACGGTCTCGAAGCCGACCTCGCCGAATTCCCTCACGGCGATGTCGATGAGCGCACCAATAGGCTGGTCCAGGTTGAAAACGGTATCCGCCATTTTTCCCTCCGGAAACGGAAAGCCTCTTGACGAGGCTTCTGATTTTATTGGTCTATCGAATTGATTTTTTCCAGAACCCACAGCCCGCCGGGCACGGTGTCGTCGCGGCCGAACTCCCAGACGGTGCGGAGCTGGACCGGACGGCCCTCCTCGCCCACGCGCAACTGCGCATCGTAGTGGACGGAGGCCACGGTCCGGTTGTCCGCCGAGTTCAGCTCCGTGAGCAGGGCCGAGACCAGCATGACCTCGGTCCGCGGGCGCTCCCCGGCAGCCACCGCGTCGCTGTAGACCTCGTCGGACAGAAAGTCGCGGAGAGCGTCGAAGTCTTCCTTGTCACGGGCCTGCTGGAAACGGGAGAAAAAGACCTTGGCCCCTTCCAGGAACTCGGCCTCGTCGAACCCCTCCGCGCGCGCTGGCGCCCCCGTGGGCGTGGTGGGCGCGGGCTTGTCATCGGTATCCGAACGGAGCATGTCCCAGGTCTGCCGGGCGGCCTCGTGCCGGTCCATGGGCCGGGCCTGCCGGGCGGGCCGGTCTTCGGGCCGGGCCGTGCCATTGGAAGCGGGGTCGGAATCGGGATGGTCCTCCTCGCCGGGTTTGGCAGGATAATCGGGCCGGGACCACCGGCCGGGCCGGGTCTTGTCGTCGCCGCCGCCCGACCGCCGCCTGAACATGCGGACCAGGAAATAGGCGACGAGCACCAGCAGCAGGATGTTCAAGATGGAACCGCCACGGCTCGGGGCGGCGGCCTGCGCCAGTGCCGGAGTGGCCATGAGCAGGACCAGGGCGGGCGCTGCCAGCCAAAGGGCCGGGCGACCGGCCGAACCGGGCGCGTTCACGTTGTTGTCGTTGTGCATGGGTGCTTCGTAAAACAAACTGGGCGGACAGGCAATCAATCGATGAGGGCGAGATTGCGCAGGATGGCGTACAGGCTCTCCACCTCGATGGGTTTGGGCAGGTAGGCCGCCGCTCCGCCTTTGTAATAGGCCCGGACCACGGTCTTGGGGTCGTTCAGGGCGGTGATCATGATCACTTTGGCCTCATTGGCGGCGGACACGCCCGCCTCCTGTTCCATGGCGCGGATGTCCTTCAGTGCCTGATGGCCGTCCTTGTTGGGCATCATGATGTCCATGCAGACCAAGTCGTAGGGACGACCCTCGTCAACGGCCTTGCGGAAGGCGTCCACGCACTCCACCCCGTCCGAGGCGGTGTCGCACTCGCCGAAATCGGACAGGAGCGCGGTCAGCAACTTGCGGCTGGTGAATTCGTCTTCTACTATAAGGATACGCATTGATTCTCCTTCTTAGAAGCGAAATACACCACTCGAAGAAGGAATTCAACGGGTCGTGGGGATGAAGGACGCAATATATAACGCCTTCACAGGCTCTTCGCTCCCCCCCTCCGGGGCTTGCCCTGGAGCCGATTGCCACGTAGGAACAGGGCCACGGCGAACCACGCCGATCCGGAGGAACAACTGCATGGACTTTTCACATATCCCCGCCTTCCTCGGCGGTTTTTTCGACTTCCTGGACAGCCCCCAGTGGCGCGCCTGGCCGTTCAACTCCGGGTACGGGGAGCACATCCTGCCCGCCGTGGCCCGGCTGCTCTTCGTCACCCTGATCATGGGCGTAATCCTGCTCTTCCTCCGGCTGCTCTTCGGCCCCGGCGGCCCCCTGCGGGACAAGGAACTCGAAGAGGAAGCCCGCCGGGAGACCGAGCGGGAACGGGCCGAGCTCAAGGAGCGCCTCGAAAAGGGCGACATCTCCGAAACGGAATACCGGGTCGGAATGAAGAGGCTCAAGGATTAACCATGTGCCTGTCCGCCCACAAGAAACTGCTGCGAGAGTTCGCCGAGCGCCATCTCACCGGCGAGGCGAAAAACGATTACCATATCCGCCTGAAGCTCGATCACTCCATGCGGGTCCTGGACAACGGACTTGAGATCATCGGGAACGAAGGCATCACCGGTCGCGACGGGGAACTGGCGGCCATGGCCTGCCTGTACCACGACATCGGGCGGTTTCCGCAGTTCGCGCGCTGGGGAACCTTCAAGGACGTGGATTCCGTCAACCATGGGCGCATGGGCGTGCTGGCGCTGCGCGGGCTCGACCTGCCCGGTGGATTCACCGAGGCTGAGTGGCGGCTGATCAAGGCCGCCGTGGGGCTGCACAACGCCAAGAACGTCAATCCCCGCATAAAGGCCCCCGTGGCCGCCATGGTCAAGGTCACCCGCGACGCGGACAAAATCGACATCTTCGCCGTGATCCTCGACCACCTGTCCCACCCCGACTCGCCGGACAAGGAGGTCATCCTCCAGCTCGAAAAGCACCCCACACGCTATACCCCGGCGGTCTTCGAAGCGATCATGTCCGACGGTTCCTGCGACTACGGCCTGCTCAAATACGACAAGGACTTCCTGCTGCTCCTCACGGGCTGGCTCTTCTCCCTGAACTACGGGACCTCGGCCCGGCTGCTGCGGGAGCGCGGCCTGGTGGCCCGGACCTTCGAACTGCTGCCCGGGACGGACGAGATAAAGCGACTCGAGGAAAAGGTCCTCCGGCACCTGGAGGCCAAGGAAGCGACCCGGCTTCAAGGATAACAGGAGCCAAGGAGGCGCTGTGACCACGGAAACCCTGCTCCGACTCGGTTCGTTCCTGGCCATCCTCGCGGTCATGGGAGCGGCGGAGACTCTCTGGCCCCGGCGCGCTCTGTCCACCGGCAAGGGCCGCCGCTGGTTCGCCAACCTGTCCGTGGCCTTTCTCGCCTCCATCCTGACCCGGCTGCTCATTCCGCTCCTGCCCGCCGTCGTGGCCGCCTATGGCCAGGCGCACGGGATCGGCCTGCTCCACCTCGTCCCTCCGCCGCCGGTCGCGGCCTGGATCATCTCGGTGCTTGTCCTGGACATGGTCATCTACTGGCAGCACGTCCTCTTCCACCGTCGGCGGCTGCTTTGGCGAGTCCACCGCATGCACCACGCCGACCTGGATATCGACGCCTCCACCGGCATCCGCTTCCACCCCATCGAGATCATCCTGTCCATGCTCATCAAGCTGGCCGTGGTCCTGGTCCTGGGGCCGCCCGCCGGGGCCGTCATCCTGTTCGAGATCCTGCTCAACGGCTGCGCCATGTTCAACCATGCCAACGTGCGCATCCCCGTAAACGTCGACCGCGTCCTGCGGCTCTTCCTGGTCACCCCGGACCAGCACCGGGTGCACCACTCCACGGACATGCGCGAGGCGAACATGAATTTCGGCTTCAACTTTCCCTGGTGGGACCGACTGTTCAGGACCTACAAACCCCAGCCCGACCTGGGCCACGAGGGCATGCACATCGGACTGAACATCTTCCGGGGCCGCGAGTTCGGCAGGCTGACCCGCATGCTGGCCATTCCGTTCCTCTAGAGACAGCTTTACATCCTCCTGCGAGTGCTTATTGTTTTCGATAACGCACTGTCATCCGAACACAGGAGAACCCCATGTCCGATACACTCTACGACGTCGTCATCCTCGGCTCCGGCCCCGGCGGGCTCCAGGCCGCCATCCACGCCTCGCGAAAAAAGGCGAGAACCCTGATGCTCGGGCGCATCGACAACTCCAGCCTGTACTGGGCACACGTGGAAAACTACTGCTGCCAGATCAAGATATCCGGCGAGGAAATCCTGAAGCGGGGCCGCGACCAGGCCGAAAGCTTCGGGTCGGAATTCCGCGACGAGGACGTCCTGGCCATCGAACCGGACGGCAAACTCTTCTCGCTCAAGCTCGAATCCGGCGACACGGTCCGGGCCAAAACCATCATCCTGGCCACCGGGTCCAGCCGCAACAAGCTGGGCGTGCCCGGCGAAAAGGAGCTGCTCGGCAAGGGCGTAAGCTACTGCGTTGACTGCGACGCGGGTTTCTACCGCGACGAGGTGGTGGCCGTGGCCGGTTGCCGCAGCGCCGCCGCGGGCGGGGCCGTCGCCCTGACCCACTTCGCCAGCGAAGTGCACCTCTACTGCGAAGAGCTGGATGTGAACGAAGGGCTGCGCAGGCAACTCGACGAGACCGGTGTGAAGGTTCACGAAGGCCGGACCATCAAGGAAATCCAGGGAGAAAACGCGGTCGCCTCCGTGCTCCTGGACGACGGCTCCACCCAGGACGTCAGCGGCGTGTTCATCGAGTTGGGTGCCAAGGGCGTGCTGGAACTGACCGCCATGCTCGGCGTACGGCTGGACGAGAACATGAAGTACATCGAGGCGGACAAGAAGCAGTGCACCAACGTGCCCGGCGTGTTCGCCGCGGGCGACATCTGCGGCCCGCCCCTACAGATGGCCAAGGCCGTGGGCGAGGGCTGCGTGGCGGGCATCGAAGCCGCGACCTACGCGAAGAAGCTTGAACTCGACGAATAGGCCCGAACGGCTATAACCTGGGGATGCGGCAGCAGACCTGGGTCTCGATGAAACCGGATATCCGCTTGCGGGCATCCGGTTCGTCGTTGTTGAAACGCAGCACAGCGTAGTGCGCGTGGTTCTTCATGAAAACCTTGAGCACGGTGCAACCCACGGAAATCCCGTCCCCGTCCATGTCGAAGGGGTGGAAGGTCAGGTGCACGCGCCCGCCCGTCTCCGAAGGGAATCCGCCCTCCCCGCCGTCCATGAAACGGACGCGGGTGCAACTGGCGGACATGTCCTCCAGCACACCCCTGGCCGCTGACTTCCCGTTGACCACGAAGGCAGGAAACGAGCAGGAACAACGCGGCTCGCTGCGTTCCTCGGCGTCGAAGATCTGTTCCGGGGCGGCCAGTTCGAGGATGGTGCCGGGCGATTCCAGGGTGTTCAGCACGCGGGAGTTGAAGCCGAGCAGCTTGCCGTCGAAGGCGTAGCGGACCAGGGCAAAGGTGTCGGTCGCCAGGCGCCGCATGACCGCATCGGGGACATCGGCAAAGACCATCAGGCGTCCGTCGGGCTCAAGCCCGGCCACCAGCCCGAGAAAACGGTCTTCGAATGTGGAGACCTCCAGAATGATGTAGTCGCCCATGGCGATGTCCATGCCACCCTCCCGTATTGTTTCAATAAACCATGGCGCTTCGGGGTGCAATTATATATACGCACTCTATGCTCAAAACGCTCGGAATTCTCGCCTGGGGCGGATGCCTGCTGACCCTGGCCTGGCAGGGAGCGGCCTGGGCCGTCACCGGGGCCTGGCCTTCCATAACCCTCATGGACGTCTTCGGCAAACTGTTCGGCCTCGACCTGCTCACCCTGGCCCGGCACCTCTCCCTGGATATCGCCGCCAAGGCCGCCTACATGCTCTTCACCACGGAACTGTCCCTTTTCCTGTGGTGGGCCGGGGTGGTCATGTTCGGTCTGATGTTCGCCCTCGGGCTCCTTGGCCGGAAATAAATTCGGCATTCCCTCATATCCGCCGGACAATAGCCAGCGTAACCCAAAAACCCCTTTAGGGTATGGACTAAACCCCACGGTTTCAGCTACAAGTTTGTATTCCGCTCCAAATCGTGAGGTCGACCCATTGCAGAAACGGTATCTCCCCATCGCCATCGTGACCGGCATCCTTTTTCTCGTCGCCCTGGGCGGCTATCTGGCTCCCGCCGGCTCCGAAGGACCGCCGGTCCGGGTGCTCCTGGCGAACAAGGGTGGCAAGGTCATCCTGGACCACGCCCAGCATATCGACGATATGGAGGGCCGCTGCGCCGACTGCCACCACACCTCGGGCAGCGACCCGAATCCGCCCGCCTGCTCCTCCTGCCACGCGGCCAAATTCGGCAAGGATTTCGCCATATCGCACCAAGACACCATGGATGAGAAACAGTGCGGCTCCTGCCACCACGCCGGGGCGACCATCGGCAAATTCGCCCACGACGAACACGCCGACGACTACGCCTCAGGGGATTGTCAGACCTGCCACCACGACACGGACATCGAGCCGGAACCGCAGGCCTGCTCCAACTGCCACACGAACGGGGCCGACTCCCGCCCGAGCCTGCGCGATGCAGCCCACGCCCGGTGCGCGGACTGCCACGACGATATGTTCAAGGAAGGGGCCATCGGCTGCACCCGCTGCCACGAGCGCAAGACCGAACCGGCGTCCGAAGCGGACTACCAACCCTGCGCCGATTGCCATGCCTCGCCCACGGACCAGTTGATTCCGACCACCATGGCCGCCTTCCATGCACAGTGCCAGGGATGCCACGAGAAGAACGGCTCCGGCCCGTACGGCGATGACGCCTGCTACCAATGCCATATGAAATAAGGGACCCCAGAACCATGAGCGATTTCAACTTCAGCCTGCTGTGCGGCGAAACCGGGCCCCTGACCACGGCCTCCCGGCCGGACAGGCTGCGCCTTTCCCTGGACGGCACGACCCCGATCCTGGCCGTGGGCGACCAGGTCCTGGCGGGCACGAAAGTGGCCGTAGGCAACGGACCGGACAAGGGCGACCTGCACGCCCCCCTGGCCGGGATCATCCTCGAACTCGATCCCTACTCCATGCTCATCGAGATGGACAACGGCGGCAAGGCCGAGCCCCACACTCCCTGCGCCGAGGGAGGCGGGCTGCTCAGGCAGTGGCTCAAAACCATGGGCGTGGACGTGGGCGCCCTGTACCAGGCCCCCACCCTGATCATCAACGGGGTCCCGCCCGAGCCGGGCATCTCCGTGTTCGAGCCCTTGCTGCGCGACTACCGCAAGACCCTTGAGATGGGTCTGGAAACGATCCAGAAGGTCATCGAACCGGCCAAGATGTTCCTGGTGGCGGCCAAGGGCAACCGGGCCAACGCCTTTGCCAACTGCACCGTGGTCCACGTCAATCCGGTCTATCCCAACGGGCTGGACCCGCTGGTCTACAAGACGGTCCTCAGGCAGGAGGTCCTGCCCGGCGCGCGGCCGGACAACGCCACGCTCCTGTCGGTCAAGGATTTGTACGCCATCGGCCGGGTTATGGAGACGGGCCGCCCCCTGACCGAGACGGTCATGACCATCGGCGGGCAGAACCGGCTGGTGCGCGTGGGCACGCCCGTGGGCTTTCTGGCCGCCGAGGCCTGTGCCCAGATCCAACCCGGAGACCGCGCGGTGCTGGGCGGCCCCCTGCGCGGCATGGCCGCGGTCAACCTGGAACAGGGCGTGGACAAGGACACCTACGGGCTGACCCTCATGCGCCGCGAGGCGAGCCTGGAGACCACCGACAATTTCTGCCTCGGCTGTGGAAACTGCGAACGCCACTGCCCGGCCCGGATCCTGCCCGGCATGATCAGCCGCTGCGCCGAATTCAAGCATTTCAAGCGGGCCGAGGCCTACCACATCCACTCCTGCATGGAGTGCGGTTTGTGCGGCTACTGGTGCACGGCCCGGCGTCCGCTGCTGCAGTACATCCGCCTGGCCAAGTACGAACTGGCCCTGCTGGCCGGAGCCCGCGTACCGGCCGGACCCACGGCCGATGAACTCAAGGAGCAGACCGGAGACACGCCATGCTGAAGCCGCTCAATCCCATCCTGACCGTGGCCGTCCCGCCGCACGTGCACTGCGGGCGGTCCATCCGGCGCTACATGGTCGACACCCTGATCGCGCTCATGCCCGCCGCCCTCATGGCCGTGGTCGTCTTCCGCGTGGAGGCGCTCCGGGTCATGGCCCTGTCCTGCGCCGTGGCCGTGGCCGCAGAGTTTCTGCTCAACCGGATCATGCGCCGCGAGCAGTCCGTGGACGACTACAGCGCGCTGGTCACCGGCCTGCTGTTCGCCTTCCTGCTCCCGGCATCGAGCCCGTGGTGGCTGGTGGTCGTCGGTTCGTTCGCCGCCATCGCCCTGGGAAAGATGATCTTCGGCGGCCTGGGCGGCAGCCCGCTCTGTCCGGCCCTGGTGGGCTGGGCCGCGTGCCGCATCTCCTGGGGGAGCTACATGGATACCAACGCGACCATGCTCTCCTCCCACCTGGCCGCGCCCCTGCAGCAGCTCAAGTATTTCGGGCTGGACGCCATCGGCTCCATCCACTACCCCGACCTGCTCCTGGGCAATCAGCTCGGCGGACTGGGTGCCGTGCACGTGGCCGCGCTGCTGGTGGGCGCCGCCTACCTGCTCCTGCGCGGCCACATCAAATGGGAGGTCCCGGCCGGATTCATCGCGGGCCTGCTGCTGGCCGCCTGGGTCTACCGGCTCATGGACCCCACGGTCTACGCCCCGCCCCTGTTCCACCTGCTGGCGGGCGGCGCGATCTTCGGAGCCTTCTTTCTGGCCACGGACCCGTCCTCCAGTCCCATCGGACGGCTGCCCGCCATTCTCTTCGGGCTCATGGCCGGGGCCATGGTCGTCATCATCCGGGTGTACGGCATGTATCCGGACGGCGTGCCTTTCGCCATCCTGCTGGCCAACCTGTTCACCCCGCTGCTCGACCGCATCCGGCCCAAACCGTTCGGTGGCCCCTACTCCTTCCAAAGCGGCACGGAGGGCGCGTAAATGAAGGGAATGATCAAGATGGTCGTGGTCCTGTCGCTCTTCTGCGGCCTGTCCGGCCTGACCCTGGCCACGGTGCGCCAGGCCACGTCCAAACGCATCGAAGACCAGGTCATGACTTACGTGCAGGGCCCTGCCCTGGCCCAGATCTTCACCGGCTACGACAACAACCCGGTCAAGGACCGCAAGACCTTCGACCTGCCGGACGGTCCGGTGACCGTGTTCCCGGCCATGAAGGACGGCAAACTCATAGGCGTGGCCTTCGAGACCTTCGGCAAGGGATTCGGCGGCCCGGTGGGCATCAT
It encodes the following:
- a CDS encoding PilZ domain-containing protein, whose translation is MDIAMGDYIILEVSTFEDRFLGLVAGLEPDGRLMVFADVPDAVMRRLATDTFALVRYAFDGKLLGFNSRVLNTLESPGTILELAAPEQIFDAEERSEPRCSCSFPAFVVNGKSAARGVLEDMSASCTRVRFMDGGEGGFPSETGGRVHLTFHPFDMDGDGISVGCTVLKVFMKNHAHYAVLRFNNDEPDARKRISGFIETQVCCRIPRL
- a CDS encoding sterol desaturase family protein, encoding MTTETLLRLGSFLAILAVMGAAETLWPRRALSTGKGRRWFANLSVAFLASILTRLLIPLLPAVVAAYGQAHGIGLLHLVPPPPVAAWIISVLVLDMVIYWQHVLFHRRRLLWRVHRMHHADLDIDASTGIRFHPIEIILSMLIKLAVVLVLGPPAGAVILFEILLNGCAMFNHANVRIPVNVDRVLRLFLVTPDQHRVHHSTDMREANMNFGFNFPWWDRLFRTYKPQPDLGHEGMHIGLNIFRGREFGRLTRMLAIPFL
- a CDS encoding class I SAM-dependent methyltransferase; the protein is MADTVFNLDQPIGALIDIAVREFGEVGFETVAIGDRNLEVLQVRQMQKYLDKLVDRTRGGKKISLPLWAKVWPSCLVLGYTLTRFPFAPGCSILEVGAGCAVNGMVMASLGHDVTVTDVEPYALLFSRINILKNGLEDKVTITRADFTKDSLGRRFDYIIGCEVLYEEAVYEPLVDFLDAHLAETPSAEVLMAMDKKRQGRKFFDKADGMFAMMKSAANYKDNETDEENVINMFRMKRKGA
- the rpmE gene encoding 50S ribosomal protein L31, translating into MKNDIHPKTYKAKIRCHCGYEAELLTTKGEEFEVEICSNCHPFYTGKQRFVDTAGRIDRFRKKYGDLSSLAAKSK
- a CDS encoding Tim44-like domain-containing protein, yielding MHNDNNVNAPGSAGRPALWLAAPALVLLMATPALAQAAAPSRGGSILNILLLVLVAYFLVRMFRRRSGGGDDKTRPGRWSRPDYPAKPGEEDHPDSDPASNGTARPEDRPARQARPMDRHEAARQTWDMLRSDTDDKPAPTTPTGAPARAEGFDEAEFLEGAKVFFSRFQQARDKEDFDALRDFLSDEVYSDAVAAGERPRTEVMLVSALLTELNSADNRTVASVHYDAQLRVGEEGRPVQLRTVWEFGRDDTVPGGLWVLEKINSIDQ
- a CDS encoding HD domain-containing protein, which translates into the protein MCLSAHKKLLREFAERHLTGEAKNDYHIRLKLDHSMRVLDNGLEIIGNEGITGRDGELAAMACLYHDIGRFPQFARWGTFKDVDSVNHGRMGVLALRGLDLPGGFTEAEWRLIKAAVGLHNAKNVNPRIKAPVAAMVKVTRDADKIDIFAVILDHLSHPDSPDKEVILQLEKHPTRYTPAVFEAIMSDGSCDYGLLKYDKDFLLLLTGWLFSLNYGTSARLLRERGLVARTFELLPGTDEIKRLEEKVLRHLEAKEATRLQG
- a CDS encoding SHOCT domain-containing protein, yielding MDFSHIPAFLGGFFDFLDSPQWRAWPFNSGYGEHILPAVARLLFVTLIMGVILLFLRLLFGPGGPLRDKELEEEARRETERERAELKERLEKGDISETEYRVGMKRLKD
- a CDS encoding YcaO-like family protein; this translates as MIELKNCPKSFTTDQDKACTPVETVRRVKAALAEKCKGVLAQTDRVDTGRLGIPVFVSECGPEAREVMPTRKQMGKGASPEQAEASALMELVERFSYFSFWAAPGNFTELTWSEAQEKWPGQVMDIGQVIRSVGEEIAPDKAVRLMDLIRWKFHPALNVRTGQTEYVPLDWFKKLNEFNGSSAGNTFEESIAQGACELVERHVCAVIDRTRQTTPTIDPASCGDPVLRRLLDCFERNGVTIVLKDFSLGYPVPTVAAVAWDRKTFPGLSEIVFTAGTAASPVKAAIRAVTEVAQLAGDFETSRVYEASGLPKFTELDQIEWLKQGEVVSLDSLPSVEDGDIYNELMALAEGLSEKGDTLYAVDTRHPELMVTANYNFVPGFDFRERTPHRSIGLFTGRILAEDADFDEALEGLDVLEEIYPGAYFLPFFRGLLALRMGDPLYAAARFEESVDLQPADAERGLAVFYQAYALSQIEEWEDALELLDRAVELDGECREFFNLRGVAHFKAERYAEAAENFQASLDIDSGSPHDLANLGLCHKFMGNRQEAEDYLQAALDMDTTLDYAREHLRELVES
- a CDS encoding potassium:proton antiporter; this translates as MLKTLGILAWGGCLLTLAWQGAAWAVTGAWPSITLMDVFGKLFGLDLLTLARHLSLDIAAKAAYMLFTTELSLFLWWAGVVMFGLMFALGLLGRK
- a CDS encoding TusE/DsrC/DsvC family sulfur relay protein, with the protein product MAVVEFQGSSFEVDEDGFLQKFEDWTPVWVEYVKESEGIKEISEDHQKVIDFLQDYYKKNGIAPMVRILSKVTGFKLKQIYELFPSGPGKGACKMAGLPKPTGCV
- a CDS encoding response regulator — translated: MRILIVEDEFTSRKLLTALLSDFGECDTASDGVECVDAFRKAVDEGRPYDLVCMDIMMPNKDGHQALKDIRAMEQEAGVSAANEAKVIMITALNDPKTVVRAYYKGGAAAYLPKPIEVESLYAILRNLALID
- a CDS encoding NAD(P)/FAD-dependent oxidoreductase — its product is MSDTLYDVVILGSGPGGLQAAIHASRKKARTLMLGRIDNSSLYWAHVENYCCQIKISGEEILKRGRDQAESFGSEFRDEDVLAIEPDGKLFSLKLESGDTVRAKTIILATGSSRNKLGVPGEKELLGKGVSYCVDCDAGFYRDEVVAVAGCRSAAAGGAVALTHFASEVHLYCEELDVNEGLRRQLDETGVKVHEGRTIKEIQGENAVASVLLDDGSTQDVSGVFIELGAKGVLELTAMLGVRLDENMKYIEADKKQCTNVPGVFAAGDICGPPLQMAKAVGEGCVAGIEAATYAKKLELDE